Proteins encoded together in one Hevea brasiliensis isolate MT/VB/25A 57/8 chromosome 16, ASM3005281v1, whole genome shotgun sequence window:
- the LOC110646093 gene encoding uncharacterized protein LOC110646093 isoform X1, with translation MAAPFFSTPFQPYVYQSQQDAVIPFQILGGEAQVVQIMLKPQEKVIAKPGSMCFMSGSVEMENIFIPENEVGLWQWLFGKTVTSIVLRNAGPSDGFVGIAAPSLARILPIDLAMFGGEILCQPDAFLCSVNDVKVSNTADQRARNVIASAEGFLRQKLSGQGLAFILAGGSVMQKNLEVGEVLSVDMSCVVALNTTVNVQIKYNGPMRRAVFGGDNLVTATLTGPGIVFIQSLPFQRFSQRIARAVTSPNMRENPKFFVQIALFFFLAYVVIVSSLILTDV, from the exons ATGGCCGCGCCGTTTTTCTCCACTCCGTTTCAACCTTACGTTTATCAG AGTCAGCAAGATGCTGTGATACCTTTCCAGATTTTGGGTGGTGAGGCACAAGTGGTTCAG ATAATGTTGAAACCACAAGAAAAGGTTATTGCAAAGCCAG GTTCTATGTGCTTCATGTCTGGCTCTGTAGAAATGGAGAACATCTTCATCCCTGAAAATGAAGTGGGTCTGTGGCAGTGGCTTTTTGGGAAGACTGTCACCAGTATAGTCCTTCGTAATGCTGGTCCAAGTGATGGATTTGTTGGAATTGCTGCACCTTCTCTTGCAAGAATTCTCCCA ATTGATTTGGCAATGTTTGGTGGAGAGATCTTATGCCAG CCAGATGCTTTCCTTTGCTCTGTGAATGATGTAAAGGTAAGCAATACAGCTGATCAGAGGGCACGAAATGTCATTGCTAGTGCAGAG GGATTTTTGAGACAGAAGCTATCCGGACAGGGGCTTGCATTTATTCTTGCTGGAGgatctg TTATGCAGAAAAATCTTGAGGTGGGTGAGGTACTATCTGTTGACATGTCTTGCGTTGTGGCCCTTAATACCACAGTTAATGTACAAATCAAATACAATGGTCCCATGAGAAGGGCAGTCTTCGGT GGTGACAATTTGGTAACAGCAACTCTAACAGGACCAGGCATCGTTTTTATCCAGAGTTTACCCTTTCAACGTTTTTCTCAGCGTATTGCTAG GGCAGTGACATCTCCGAACATGAGAGAAAATCCGAAGTTCTTCGTTCAGATAGCCCTTTTCTTTTTTCTGGCATATGTTGTGATTGTATCCTCGTTAATATTGACCGATGTGTGA
- the LOC110646093 gene encoding uncharacterized protein LOC110646093 isoform X2, whose amino-acid sequence MCFMSGSVEMENIFIPENEVGLWQWLFGKTVTSIVLRNAGPSDGFVGIAAPSLARILPIDLAMFGGEILCQPDAFLCSVNDVKVSNTADQRARNVIASAEGFLRQKLSGQGLAFILAGGSVMQKNLEVGEVLSVDMSCVVALNTTVNVQIKYNGPMRRAVFGGDNLVTATLTGPGIVFIQSLPFQRFSQRIARAVTSPNMRENPKFFVQIALFFFLAYVVIVSSLILTDV is encoded by the exons ATGTGCTTCATGTCTGGCTCTGTAGAAATGGAGAACATCTTCATCCCTGAAAATGAAGTGGGTCTGTGGCAGTGGCTTTTTGGGAAGACTGTCACCAGTATAGTCCTTCGTAATGCTGGTCCAAGTGATGGATTTGTTGGAATTGCTGCACCTTCTCTTGCAAGAATTCTCCCA ATTGATTTGGCAATGTTTGGTGGAGAGATCTTATGCCAG CCAGATGCTTTCCTTTGCTCTGTGAATGATGTAAAGGTAAGCAATACAGCTGATCAGAGGGCACGAAATGTCATTGCTAGTGCAGAG GGATTTTTGAGACAGAAGCTATCCGGACAGGGGCTTGCATTTATTCTTGCTGGAGgatctg TTATGCAGAAAAATCTTGAGGTGGGTGAGGTACTATCTGTTGACATGTCTTGCGTTGTGGCCCTTAATACCACAGTTAATGTACAAATCAAATACAATGGTCCCATGAGAAGGGCAGTCTTCGGT GGTGACAATTTGGTAACAGCAACTCTAACAGGACCAGGCATCGTTTTTATCCAGAGTTTACCCTTTCAACGTTTTTCTCAGCGTATTGCTAG GGCAGTGACATCTCCGAACATGAGAGAAAATCCGAAGTTCTTCGTTCAGATAGCCCTTTTCTTTTTTCTGGCATATGTTGTGATTGTATCCTCGTTAATATTGACCGATGTGTGA
- the LOC110646080 gene encoding E3 ubiquitin ligase PARAQUAT TOLERANCE 3 isoform X2, translating to MAVYYKFKSARDYDSIPMDGPFISVGTLKEKIFESKHLGRGTDFDLVVTNAQTNEEYLDEAMLIPKNTSVLIRRVPGRPRMPIVTEQEPKMENKVEDTSLEKSTFMAADLSAMKDTEDTEWDEFGNDLYAIPEAPLVQSSNAVPDAPPTNKADEDSKIKALIDTPALDWQRQGADGFGPGRGFGRGMGGRMGGRGFGRLGLEKKTPPQGYVCHRCKVPGHFIQHCPTNGDPNYDIKRVKPPTGIPKSMLMATPDGSYALPSGAVAVLKPNEAAFEKEIEGLPSTRSVGDLPPELHCPLCKEVMKDAVLTSKCCFKSFCDKCIRDYIISKAKCVCGATNILADDLLPNKTLRDTINRILESGNSSAENAGSTFQVQDMESARNPQPKIPSPTQSAASKEEQKPSPDNAETPNPNRKEPVHEEKPVVILQQFPEKPRTAKAADVSEATLESMSVKELASQGSAPLAEEEVQQKLVPGEAGKKKKKKKVRMPPNDLWKVSQDLTAESYMMPLGPAPYNPYWGGMQPGMEGYMNPYVSPMPFMSYGMGPLDVPFGGMIPPDPFAAQGYMMPVVPPQRDLAEFGMGMNAGPPAMSREEFEARKADLRRRRENERRAEREFPRDREFGREVSSGGDISSVKSSIPQSLSGDPYLHNHHRPERSSPERSARNLEPLPPRPLKRKSDHERSDRDRDRDYDYDGHDQDRDRGEREHHHRHHHRSEPSAKALFETTAKPASSTITDRKQKASVFSRISFPEEELTTKKRKLSSSGEAPAAVAGGPSATSAHHKSSSSANGYHESSSVKVTSVSAGGGGKKNSSAAAMDYESSDDERHFKRKPSRYDPSPPPPAEWEEDAKHSRGSRERERDRDRKHR from the exons ATGGCTGTATATTACAAGTTTAAGAGTGCAAGAGACTACGATTCAATCCCAATGGACGGTCCATTTATTTCGGTCGGTACTTTgaaagaaaaaatttttgaatcaaagCACTTGGGCAGGGGCACCGACTTCGACCTTGTGGTCACTAACGCCCAAACTAATGAAG AATATCTTGATGAAGCAATGTTAATCCCAAAAAATACCTCTGTGTTAATTCGTCGGGTTCCAGGAAGACCTCGCATGCCTATTGTTACTGAGCAAGA GCCAAAGATGGAAAATAAGGTGGAGGATACCTCACTAGAGAAGAGTACTTTTATGGCCGCCGATTTATCTGCCATGAAAGAT ACTGAAGACACAGAATGGGATGAGTTTGGAAATGACTTATATGCAATTCCTGAAGCACCACTAGTTCAGTCTAGCAATGCGGTTCCTGATGCGCCCCCTACAAATAAGGCTGATGAAGACAGCAAGATTAAGGCTTTGATTGATACTCCAGCCTTGGACTGGCAACG TCAAGGTGCTGATGGATTTGGCCCTGGTAGAGGCTTTGGAAGGGGTATGGGTGGAAGAATGGGTGGACGTGGCTTTG GTCGATTAGGGTTGGAGAAGAAAACACCTCCACAGGGCTACGTATGCCACAGGTGCAAGGTACCAG GGCATTTTATTCAGCATTGTCCTACAAATGGTGATCCAAACTATGATATCAAGAGAGTAAAACCTCCTACTGGCATTCCAAAGTCAATGCTGATGGCAACCCCTGATGGTTCATATGCATTACCTAGTGGTGCAGTTGCTGTTTTGAAGCCTAATGA GGCTGCTTTTGAGAAGGAAATTGAAGGCTTACCTTCTACACGGTCTGTTGGTGATCTCCCACCAGAGCTTCACTGCCCTTTATGCAAGGAAGTTATGAAAGATGCTGTACTAACAAGCAAATGTTGTTTCAAGAGCTTTTGTGATAAGT GTATAAGAGATTATATCATCTCAAAGGCAAAGTGTGTATGTGGGGCGACAAACATTCTTGCAGATGATCTTCTTCCAAATAAGACACTTAGGGATACAATCAACCGTATTTTGGAATCTGGTAACAGTAGTGCTGAAAATGCCGGAAGCACCTTTCAAGTTCAAG ATATGGAGTCTGCTCGCAATCCCCAGCCTAAGATTCCATCACCCACACAGTCTGCTGCATCTAAGGAAGAGCAGAAGCCTTCTCCTGATAATGCAGAAACCCCAAATCCAAATAGGAAGGAACCAGTGCATGAGGAGAAGCCTGTTGTTATCCTACAGCAGTTCCCTGAGAAACCGAGGACTGCCAAAGCAGCTGATGTATCTGAGGCTACCCTTGAATCAATGAGTGTGAAGGAGCTAGCATCACAAGGTAGTGCTCCACTGGCTGAGGAGGAAGTGCAGCAGAAGCTGGTCCCTGGTGAGGCAG ggaagaaaaagaaaaagaagaaggttCGCATGCCTCCAAACG ATTTGTGGAAAGTATCTCAAGATCTCACAGCTGAAAGTTATATGATGCCTCTTGGCCCCGCCCCCTATAATCCTTATTGGGGTGGCATGCAGCCTGGTATGGAAGGTTATATGAATCCTTATGTCAGTCCCATGCCCTTCATGAGTTATGGAATGGGCCCTTTGGATGTGCCATTTGGGGGCATGATACCTCCAGACCCTTTTGCTGCACAAGGTTATATGATGCCAGTTGTACCCCCGCAGAg GGATCTTGCAGAATTTGGAATGGGTATGAATGCTGGACCTCCAGCAATGAGCAGGGAGGAATTTGAGGCTCGGAAAGCTGATTTGAGGAGGCGGCGTGAAAATGAGAGGCGAGCTGAAAG GGAGTTTCCTAGAGATCGGGAATTTGGGAGAGAAGTGAGCAGCGGGGGTGATATTTCTTCAGTGAAATCT TCTATTCCGCAATCATTGAGCGGCGATCCTTATCTTCACAACCATCATCGACCTGAGAGGTCCTCCCCTGAGCGCTCAGCTCGTAACCTTGAACCTCTGCCACCTCGCCCTCTCAAAAGAAAATCTGACCACGAGAGAAGCGACCGTGACAGAGATCGTGATTACGATTATGACGGCCATGACCAAGACCGAGACAGAGGTGAACGCGAGCACCACCATCGTCACCACCACCGTTCTGAACCCTCTGCAAAAGCTTTATTTGAGACCACTGCTAAACCAGCTTCATCAACAATAACAGACCGCAAACAGAAAGCAAGTGTTTTCTCCCGCATTAGCTTTCCAGAAGAAGAGCTCACCACAAAGAAGCGCAAGCTGTCTTCCTCAGGTGAAGCCCCTGCGGCGGTAGCTGGTGGTCCCTCAGCAACATCTGCTCATCACAAATCTTCGTCATCAGCTAATGGATACCATGAATCGTCCTCTGTGAAGGTCACATCTGTGTCCGCTGGTGGTGGAGGCAAGAAGAATAGCAGTGCTGCAGCCATGGACTACGAGTCGAGTGATGATGAAAGGCATTTCAAGAGGAAGCCATCGAGGTACGACCCCTCGCCCCCACCGCCAGCAGAGTGGGAAGAGGATGCGAAGCATTCAAGAGGGTCAAGAGAAAGGGAAAGGGACAGAGACCGCAAGCATAGATAG
- the LOC110646080 gene encoding E3 ubiquitin ligase PARAQUAT TOLERANCE 3 isoform X3 yields MAVYYKFKSARDYDSIPMDGPFISVGTLKEKIFESKHLGRGTDFDLVVTNAQTNEEYLDEAMLIPKNTSVLIRRVPGRPRMPIVTEQEPKMENKVEDTSLEKSTFMAADLSAMKDTEDTEWDEFGNDLYAIPEAPLVQSSNAVPDAPPTNKADEDSKIKALIDTPALDWQRQGADGFGPGRGFGRGMGGRMGGRGFGLEKKTPPQGYVCHRCKVPGHFIQHCPTNGDPNYDIKRVKPPTGIPKSMLMATPDGSYALPSGAVAVLKPNEAAFEKEIEGLPSTRSVGDLPPELHCPLCKEVMKDAVLTSKCCFKSFCDKCIRDYIISKAKCVCGATNILADDLLPNKTLRDTINRILESGNSSAENAGSTFQVQDMESARNPQPKIPSPTQSAASKEEQKPSPDNAETPNPNRKEPVHEEKPVVILQQFPEKPRTAKAADVSEATLESMSVKELASQGSAPLAEEEVQQKLVPGEAGKKKKKKKVRMPPNDLWKVSQDLTAESYMMPLGPAPYNPYWGGMQPGMEGYMNPYVSPMPFMSYGMGPLDVPFGGMIPPDPFAAQGYMMPVVPPQRDLAEFGMGMNAGPPAMSREEFEARKADLRRRRENERRAEREFPRDREFGREVSSGGDISSVKSKSIPQSLSGDPYLHNHHRPERSSPERSARNLEPLPPRPLKRKSDHERSDRDRDRDYDYDGHDQDRDRGEREHHHRHHHRSEPSAKALFETTAKPASSTITDRKQKASVFSRISFPEEELTTKKRKLSSSGEAPAAVAGGPSATSAHHKSSSSANGYHESSSVKVTSVSAGGGGKKNSSAAAMDYESSDDERHFKRKPSRYDPSPPPPAEWEEDAKHSRGSRERERDRDRKHR; encoded by the exons ATGGCTGTATATTACAAGTTTAAGAGTGCAAGAGACTACGATTCAATCCCAATGGACGGTCCATTTATTTCGGTCGGTACTTTgaaagaaaaaatttttgaatcaaagCACTTGGGCAGGGGCACCGACTTCGACCTTGTGGTCACTAACGCCCAAACTAATGAAG AATATCTTGATGAAGCAATGTTAATCCCAAAAAATACCTCTGTGTTAATTCGTCGGGTTCCAGGAAGACCTCGCATGCCTATTGTTACTGAGCAAGA GCCAAAGATGGAAAATAAGGTGGAGGATACCTCACTAGAGAAGAGTACTTTTATGGCCGCCGATTTATCTGCCATGAAAGAT ACTGAAGACACAGAATGGGATGAGTTTGGAAATGACTTATATGCAATTCCTGAAGCACCACTAGTTCAGTCTAGCAATGCGGTTCCTGATGCGCCCCCTACAAATAAGGCTGATGAAGACAGCAAGATTAAGGCTTTGATTGATACTCCAGCCTTGGACTGGCAACG TCAAGGTGCTGATGGATTTGGCCCTGGTAGAGGCTTTGGAAGGGGTATGGGTGGAAGAATGGGTGGACGTGGCTTTG GGTTGGAGAAGAAAACACCTCCACAGGGCTACGTATGCCACAGGTGCAAGGTACCAG GGCATTTTATTCAGCATTGTCCTACAAATGGTGATCCAAACTATGATATCAAGAGAGTAAAACCTCCTACTGGCATTCCAAAGTCAATGCTGATGGCAACCCCTGATGGTTCATATGCATTACCTAGTGGTGCAGTTGCTGTTTTGAAGCCTAATGA GGCTGCTTTTGAGAAGGAAATTGAAGGCTTACCTTCTACACGGTCTGTTGGTGATCTCCCACCAGAGCTTCACTGCCCTTTATGCAAGGAAGTTATGAAAGATGCTGTACTAACAAGCAAATGTTGTTTCAAGAGCTTTTGTGATAAGT GTATAAGAGATTATATCATCTCAAAGGCAAAGTGTGTATGTGGGGCGACAAACATTCTTGCAGATGATCTTCTTCCAAATAAGACACTTAGGGATACAATCAACCGTATTTTGGAATCTGGTAACAGTAGTGCTGAAAATGCCGGAAGCACCTTTCAAGTTCAAG ATATGGAGTCTGCTCGCAATCCCCAGCCTAAGATTCCATCACCCACACAGTCTGCTGCATCTAAGGAAGAGCAGAAGCCTTCTCCTGATAATGCAGAAACCCCAAATCCAAATAGGAAGGAACCAGTGCATGAGGAGAAGCCTGTTGTTATCCTACAGCAGTTCCCTGAGAAACCGAGGACTGCCAAAGCAGCTGATGTATCTGAGGCTACCCTTGAATCAATGAGTGTGAAGGAGCTAGCATCACAAGGTAGTGCTCCACTGGCTGAGGAGGAAGTGCAGCAGAAGCTGGTCCCTGGTGAGGCAG ggaagaaaaagaaaaagaagaaggttCGCATGCCTCCAAACG ATTTGTGGAAAGTATCTCAAGATCTCACAGCTGAAAGTTATATGATGCCTCTTGGCCCCGCCCCCTATAATCCTTATTGGGGTGGCATGCAGCCTGGTATGGAAGGTTATATGAATCCTTATGTCAGTCCCATGCCCTTCATGAGTTATGGAATGGGCCCTTTGGATGTGCCATTTGGGGGCATGATACCTCCAGACCCTTTTGCTGCACAAGGTTATATGATGCCAGTTGTACCCCCGCAGAg GGATCTTGCAGAATTTGGAATGGGTATGAATGCTGGACCTCCAGCAATGAGCAGGGAGGAATTTGAGGCTCGGAAAGCTGATTTGAGGAGGCGGCGTGAAAATGAGAGGCGAGCTGAAAG GGAGTTTCCTAGAGATCGGGAATTTGGGAGAGAAGTGAGCAGCGGGGGTGATATTTCTTCAGTGAAATCT AAGTCTATTCCGCAATCATTGAGCGGCGATCCTTATCTTCACAACCATCATCGACCTGAGAGGTCCTCCCCTGAGCGCTCAGCTCGTAACCTTGAACCTCTGCCACCTCGCCCTCTCAAAAGAAAATCTGACCACGAGAGAAGCGACCGTGACAGAGATCGTGATTACGATTATGACGGCCATGACCAAGACCGAGACAGAGGTGAACGCGAGCACCACCATCGTCACCACCACCGTTCTGAACCCTCTGCAAAAGCTTTATTTGAGACCACTGCTAAACCAGCTTCATCAACAATAACAGACCGCAAACAGAAAGCAAGTGTTTTCTCCCGCATTAGCTTTCCAGAAGAAGAGCTCACCACAAAGAAGCGCAAGCTGTCTTCCTCAGGTGAAGCCCCTGCGGCGGTAGCTGGTGGTCCCTCAGCAACATCTGCTCATCACAAATCTTCGTCATCAGCTAATGGATACCATGAATCGTCCTCTGTGAAGGTCACATCTGTGTCCGCTGGTGGTGGAGGCAAGAAGAATAGCAGTGCTGCAGCCATGGACTACGAGTCGAGTGATGATGAAAGGCATTTCAAGAGGAAGCCATCGAGGTACGACCCCTCGCCCCCACCGCCAGCAGAGTGGGAAGAGGATGCGAAGCATTCAAGAGGGTCAAGAGAAAGGGAAAGGGACAGAGACCGCAAGCATAGATAG
- the LOC110646080 gene encoding E3 ubiquitin ligase PARAQUAT TOLERANCE 3 isoform X1, protein MAVYYKFKSARDYDSIPMDGPFISVGTLKEKIFESKHLGRGTDFDLVVTNAQTNEEYLDEAMLIPKNTSVLIRRVPGRPRMPIVTEQEPKMENKVEDTSLEKSTFMAADLSAMKDTEDTEWDEFGNDLYAIPEAPLVQSSNAVPDAPPTNKADEDSKIKALIDTPALDWQRQGADGFGPGRGFGRGMGGRMGGRGFGRLGLEKKTPPQGYVCHRCKVPGHFIQHCPTNGDPNYDIKRVKPPTGIPKSMLMATPDGSYALPSGAVAVLKPNEAAFEKEIEGLPSTRSVGDLPPELHCPLCKEVMKDAVLTSKCCFKSFCDKCIRDYIISKAKCVCGATNILADDLLPNKTLRDTINRILESGNSSAENAGSTFQVQDMESARNPQPKIPSPTQSAASKEEQKPSPDNAETPNPNRKEPVHEEKPVVILQQFPEKPRTAKAADVSEATLESMSVKELASQGSAPLAEEEVQQKLVPGEAGKKKKKKKVRMPPNDLWKVSQDLTAESYMMPLGPAPYNPYWGGMQPGMEGYMNPYVSPMPFMSYGMGPLDVPFGGMIPPDPFAAQGYMMPVVPPQRDLAEFGMGMNAGPPAMSREEFEARKADLRRRRENERRAEREFPRDREFGREVSSGGDISSVKSKSIPQSLSGDPYLHNHHRPERSSPERSARNLEPLPPRPLKRKSDHERSDRDRDRDYDYDGHDQDRDRGEREHHHRHHHRSEPSAKALFETTAKPASSTITDRKQKASVFSRISFPEEELTTKKRKLSSSGEAPAAVAGGPSATSAHHKSSSSANGYHESSSVKVTSVSAGGGGKKNSSAAAMDYESSDDERHFKRKPSRYDPSPPPPAEWEEDAKHSRGSRERERDRDRKHR, encoded by the exons ATGGCTGTATATTACAAGTTTAAGAGTGCAAGAGACTACGATTCAATCCCAATGGACGGTCCATTTATTTCGGTCGGTACTTTgaaagaaaaaatttttgaatcaaagCACTTGGGCAGGGGCACCGACTTCGACCTTGTGGTCACTAACGCCCAAACTAATGAAG AATATCTTGATGAAGCAATGTTAATCCCAAAAAATACCTCTGTGTTAATTCGTCGGGTTCCAGGAAGACCTCGCATGCCTATTGTTACTGAGCAAGA GCCAAAGATGGAAAATAAGGTGGAGGATACCTCACTAGAGAAGAGTACTTTTATGGCCGCCGATTTATCTGCCATGAAAGAT ACTGAAGACACAGAATGGGATGAGTTTGGAAATGACTTATATGCAATTCCTGAAGCACCACTAGTTCAGTCTAGCAATGCGGTTCCTGATGCGCCCCCTACAAATAAGGCTGATGAAGACAGCAAGATTAAGGCTTTGATTGATACTCCAGCCTTGGACTGGCAACG TCAAGGTGCTGATGGATTTGGCCCTGGTAGAGGCTTTGGAAGGGGTATGGGTGGAAGAATGGGTGGACGTGGCTTTG GTCGATTAGGGTTGGAGAAGAAAACACCTCCACAGGGCTACGTATGCCACAGGTGCAAGGTACCAG GGCATTTTATTCAGCATTGTCCTACAAATGGTGATCCAAACTATGATATCAAGAGAGTAAAACCTCCTACTGGCATTCCAAAGTCAATGCTGATGGCAACCCCTGATGGTTCATATGCATTACCTAGTGGTGCAGTTGCTGTTTTGAAGCCTAATGA GGCTGCTTTTGAGAAGGAAATTGAAGGCTTACCTTCTACACGGTCTGTTGGTGATCTCCCACCAGAGCTTCACTGCCCTTTATGCAAGGAAGTTATGAAAGATGCTGTACTAACAAGCAAATGTTGTTTCAAGAGCTTTTGTGATAAGT GTATAAGAGATTATATCATCTCAAAGGCAAAGTGTGTATGTGGGGCGACAAACATTCTTGCAGATGATCTTCTTCCAAATAAGACACTTAGGGATACAATCAACCGTATTTTGGAATCTGGTAACAGTAGTGCTGAAAATGCCGGAAGCACCTTTCAAGTTCAAG ATATGGAGTCTGCTCGCAATCCCCAGCCTAAGATTCCATCACCCACACAGTCTGCTGCATCTAAGGAAGAGCAGAAGCCTTCTCCTGATAATGCAGAAACCCCAAATCCAAATAGGAAGGAACCAGTGCATGAGGAGAAGCCTGTTGTTATCCTACAGCAGTTCCCTGAGAAACCGAGGACTGCCAAAGCAGCTGATGTATCTGAGGCTACCCTTGAATCAATGAGTGTGAAGGAGCTAGCATCACAAGGTAGTGCTCCACTGGCTGAGGAGGAAGTGCAGCAGAAGCTGGTCCCTGGTGAGGCAG ggaagaaaaagaaaaagaagaaggttCGCATGCCTCCAAACG ATTTGTGGAAAGTATCTCAAGATCTCACAGCTGAAAGTTATATGATGCCTCTTGGCCCCGCCCCCTATAATCCTTATTGGGGTGGCATGCAGCCTGGTATGGAAGGTTATATGAATCCTTATGTCAGTCCCATGCCCTTCATGAGTTATGGAATGGGCCCTTTGGATGTGCCATTTGGGGGCATGATACCTCCAGACCCTTTTGCTGCACAAGGTTATATGATGCCAGTTGTACCCCCGCAGAg GGATCTTGCAGAATTTGGAATGGGTATGAATGCTGGACCTCCAGCAATGAGCAGGGAGGAATTTGAGGCTCGGAAAGCTGATTTGAGGAGGCGGCGTGAAAATGAGAGGCGAGCTGAAAG GGAGTTTCCTAGAGATCGGGAATTTGGGAGAGAAGTGAGCAGCGGGGGTGATATTTCTTCAGTGAAATCT AAGTCTATTCCGCAATCATTGAGCGGCGATCCTTATCTTCACAACCATCATCGACCTGAGAGGTCCTCCCCTGAGCGCTCAGCTCGTAACCTTGAACCTCTGCCACCTCGCCCTCTCAAAAGAAAATCTGACCACGAGAGAAGCGACCGTGACAGAGATCGTGATTACGATTATGACGGCCATGACCAAGACCGAGACAGAGGTGAACGCGAGCACCACCATCGTCACCACCACCGTTCTGAACCCTCTGCAAAAGCTTTATTTGAGACCACTGCTAAACCAGCTTCATCAACAATAACAGACCGCAAACAGAAAGCAAGTGTTTTCTCCCGCATTAGCTTTCCAGAAGAAGAGCTCACCACAAAGAAGCGCAAGCTGTCTTCCTCAGGTGAAGCCCCTGCGGCGGTAGCTGGTGGTCCCTCAGCAACATCTGCTCATCACAAATCTTCGTCATCAGCTAATGGATACCATGAATCGTCCTCTGTGAAGGTCACATCTGTGTCCGCTGGTGGTGGAGGCAAGAAGAATAGCAGTGCTGCAGCCATGGACTACGAGTCGAGTGATGATGAAAGGCATTTCAAGAGGAAGCCATCGAGGTACGACCCCTCGCCCCCACCGCCAGCAGAGTGGGAAGAGGATGCGAAGCATTCAAGAGGGTCAAGAGAAAGGGAAAGGGACAGAGACCGCAAGCATAGATAG
- the LOC110646079 gene encoding 60S ribosomal protein L15-1: MEGAERKDTEWLGKLEVLFERAELQPAIQKAWFFFGSVTSYKDSLILVSCLLLFVCGIGFLNNFDENLEPIAKCDVIGFSRCSLRFYLLDLQDAGVSIIIAPRFCVSYPGYESEFFQGYVIYRVRVRRGGRKRPVPKGIVYGKPTNQGVTQLKFQRSKRSVAEERAGRKLGGLRVLNSYWINEDSTYKYFEVIMVDVAHNAVRNDPRINWLCNPVHKHRELRGLTSAGKKYRGLRGKGHLHHKNRPSRRATWKRNNTLSLRRYR, from the exons ATGGAGGGAGCTGAGAGAAAGGACACCGAGTGGTTGGGCAAGCTGGAGGTCTTGTTCGAGAGAGCTGAGCTGCAACCCGCCATTCAGAAA GCTTGGTTTTTCTTTGGTTCTGTTACTTCTTATAAAGATTCACTGATTTTAGTTT cttgtttgcttttgtttgtgTGTGGTATTGGCTTTTTgaacaattttgatgaaaatCTGGAACCTATTGCAAAATGTGATGTGATTGGGTTTTCTCGCTGTAGTTTGCGATTTTATTTGTTAGATTTGCAAGATGCTGGTGTGTCAATAATTATTGCTCCAAGATTCTGTGTTTCATATCCAGGTTATGAAAG TGAATTCTTCCAGGGCTATGTGATTTATCGTGTCCGTGTTAGACGTGGTGGTAGGAAGAGGCCTGTTCCCAAGGGTATTGTCTATGGTAAACCGACCAACCAGGGTGTGACTCAACTGAAGTTTCAGCGGAGCAAGAGGTCTGTTGCAGAGGAGCGTGCTGGTAGAAAATTGGGAGGTCTTAGGGTTCTTAATTCATACTGGATTAATGAG GATTCTACTTACAAGTATTTTGAGGTAATTATGGTTGATGTTGCACATAATGCTGTCCGGAATGACCCAAGGATCAACTGGCTCTGCAATCCTGTTCACAAGCACAGGGAGCTCAGGGGCCTCACTTCTGCCGGGAAGAAATACAGGGGTCTACGAGGAAAGGGACATTTGCACCACAAGAATCGCCCTTCTCGCAGGGCAACCTGGAAGAGAAACAACACTCTCTCCCTTCGTCGCTACCGTTGA